One genomic segment of Mytilus galloprovincialis chromosome 5, xbMytGall1.hap1.1, whole genome shotgun sequence includes these proteins:
- the LOC143075386 gene encoding RPA-interacting protein B-like, with protein MSGSEKTKKNHRDMYKAKTPPWKETYRKRCLDRLRQSRSKFQDRFRGINSKEMEKDANDNFIHELMREELKIIQRSFQGSPTFDDIEMETDKLDFDVDEYVTYFDDIQQELIQEEKTMIDEYENSLQQEEKSLCTAIERLCTDEVICPLCQKSQLLQNKGVIFCRCGLRIDTEQDCITLANVKSSLEEGINQHGTTCEGEAVFSSVQDYGSNNLLMSCKTCDWMYIVI; from the exons ATGTCTGGAAgtgaaaagacaaaaaagaacCACAGGGACATGTACAAAGCTAAAACGCCACCATGGAAAGAGACTTATAGAAAG AGATGTTTGGACAGATTGAGACAAAGCAGGTCCAAGTTTCAGGACCGATTCCGTGGTATAAACAGTAAAGAAATGGAAAAGGATGCAAATGATAACTTTATACATGAGTTAATGAGAGAGGAACTGAAGATAATACAAAGGTCATTTCAGGGGTCACCTACTTTTGATGATATTGAG ATGGAAACAGACAAATTAGACTTCGATGTTGATGAATATGTAACATATTTTGATGACATTCAACAAGAGCTGATCCAAGAAG AGAAAACAATGATtgatgaatatgaaaacagtTTACAACAAGAAGAGAAATCATTATGTACAGCCATAGAAAGACTTTGTACAGATGAAGTTATATGTCCTCTTTGTCAAAA AAGTCAGTTGTTACAGAACAAGGGTGTAATATTTTGCCGATGTGGGTTGAGAATAGATACAGAG CAAGACTGCATAACCTTAGCCAATGTTAAATCTTCTTTAGAAGAAGGTATAAATCAGCATGGTACTACCTGTGAAGGAGAGGCTGTGTTTTCTTCTGTTCAGGACTACGGCAGTAACAACTTACTCATGTCCTGTAAG ACTTGTGATTGGATGTATATTGTGATTTAG